The following proteins come from a genomic window of Dermacentor albipictus isolate Rhodes 1998 colony chromosome 8, USDA_Dalb.pri_finalv2, whole genome shotgun sequence:
- the Tsen54 gene encoding uncharacterized protein Tsen54, which translates to MAAEAGMDAVGCDDKLDEDGKDSPASPNEAVPTTSSTADDYAYRPPSGADVFKWHQGRIHDNQVKVWTGTKRLEPDGSTEETELVESLRKSRADTLGRVGSLRPIDVLQALWDDQEKRVVVTKHKGTYLKFMGTKVGDRTVLHPLEALFLLEANQLLLTRDGTSMSISESYEVLLKDGDDYDKYLVYSHLLRAGYIAIPHKKQESSKTSTPAKPEAKKVKDEPHESDDDVVCLDDSDDSDISIIEVIPAKLPKLNPSVTIRPATSPKKSLFPEKRPAQSAELSFPKYVAGQLLTLKRPPRHLLPTNVYPSREWYEVDTTGWKQEESIREKRRTRGWYEERPLANWDQRHNSGRRNPAIPELRPDPRCQGNGEAWQAADASSWHATNNSTPTIPEQRRDGRTWNNSDSAGYRTGQPRGPYQGGDGPWNNMARPPYDASHDRPWWSGGGGGAGQPQPWNLADPRGGANLERVPPPLPWGPGQPWRSMPPPPLPPLPPLLPSWPRNPQEGAPHGSGNQYGYFTETYVSEVSQRSQESRRSGSSSSFHSGPGRPDRPNRPNQASYRRTVQRNDSPRRNWHGRPHRPSHWQRSGGRGGPDEEDYPSALPPFPTEASSWTELKSGRTQAERSAALLACEGAVLWKGSIQPLVVPTRDLSIPGIVSELMILKEVDLVNGGRHTSSPALDGAEPLTPDLDVYLPGTSYTKRNPGTPECRVCMVRWEDGPARLRDLKRRQATVTDSAPLVFATVDHGQVHLYAFDVMEAPRFFPAP; encoded by the exons TGGTGCAGATGTCTTCAAGTGGCACCAAGGTCGCATCCATGACAACCAAGTCAAAGTTTGGACGGGCACAAAGCGACTGGAGCCAGATGGGTCCACAGAGGAGACTGAGCTGGTGGAATCGCTGCGAAAGAGCAGAGCCGACACACTCGGCCGTGTCGGATCGCTCAGACC CATCGACGTCTTGCAAGCCCTGTGGGACGACCAGGAGAAGAGAGTTGTCGTGACCAAACACAAG GGCACCTACCTCAAATTTATGGGCACAAAAGTGGGAGACAGGACGGTGCTACACCCACTGGAGGCCCTCTTCCTGCTGGAAGCG AATCAGTTGTTGCTGACGCGCGATGGCACCTCGATGAGCATCTCGGAGTCCTACGAGGTTCTCCTGAAGGACGGCGATGACTACGACAAGTACCTTGTCTACTCTCATCTCCTTAGGGCCGGATACATCGCTATTCCACACAAAAAGCA GGAAAGCTCCAAAACATCAACACCTGCCAAGCCAGAAGCAAAGAAAGTAAAGGATGAGCCACATGAAAGTGACGATGACGTGGTTTGCCTGGACGACTCGGACGACTCGGACATCTCCATCATCGAGGTGATTCCGGCCAAGTTGCCCAAGCTCAACCCTTCCGTCACAATCAGGCCGGCGACCAGCCCAAAAAAGAGCCTGTTCCCAGAGAAACGGCCTGCCCAGTCTGCTGAACTCTCGTTCCCAAAGTATGTCGCCGGTCAGTTGCTGACCCTGAAACGGCCGCCTCGGCACCTCCTTCCCACTAATGTGTACCCTTCGAGAGAGTGGTACGAAGTCGACACCACCGGGTGGAAACAGGAAGAGTCCATCAGGGAGAAGCGGAGAACCAGGGGCTGGTATGAAGAACGGCCGTTGGCAAATTGGGACCAGAGGCACAACTCCGGACGAAGGAATCCTGCCATCCCGGAACTACGGCCAGACCCTCGGTGCCAGGGCAACGGAGAGGCGTGGCAGGCTGCAGACGCATCGTCGTGGCATGCCACGAATAACTCCACACCGACAATTCCGGAGCAGCGCAGAGATGGCAGAACGTGGAACAACTCGGACTCTGCCGGTTACCGCACCGGTCAGCCTCGGGGCCCGTACCAGGGCGGCGACGGACCGTGGAACAACATGGCGAGGCCACCGTACGACGCGTCTCATGACCGGCCGTGGTGgtcgggaggaggaggaggagctggTCAGCCACAACCGTGGAACCTCGCCGACCCTCGGGGAGGGGCCAACCTGGAAAGAGTGCCACCACCACTGCCTTGGGGGCCGGGCCAGCCTTGGCGCTCCATGCCACCGCCCCCGCTTCCCCCACTCCCACCACTGCTTCCAAGCTGGCCTCGGAATCCTCAGGAAGGCGCTCCGCACGGTTCTGGCAATCAGTACGGCTACTTTACGGAAACCTACGTGAGCGAAGTGTCGCAGCGGAGCCAGGAGTCAAGGCGGTCCGGATCGAGCTCTTCATTCCACTCCGGACCGGGCCGGCCAGACCGGCCGAATCGGCCAAACCAGGCATCATACCGAAGAACAGTGCAGCGGAATGACAG CCCCCGCCGAAACTGGCACGGAAGGCCGCATCGACCGAGCCACTGGCAGCGGAGCGGCGGTCGTGGCGGTCCCGACGAGGAAGACTATCCCTCCGCCTTGCCACCATTTCCCACAGAGGCGTCCAGCTGGACCGAGCTCAAGTCTGGCCGGACTCAGGCCGAGCGCTCGGCGGCACTGCTGGCTTGTGAGGGTGCCGTCCTCTGGAAAGGTTCCATCCAGCCCCTGGTCGTGCCTACACGGGATCTCTCGATAC CGGGCATTGTGTCTGAGCTTATGATCCTCAAGGAGGTCGACCTGGTAAATGGCGGACGGCACACAAGCAGCCCAGCGCTCGATGGCGCCGAGCCCTTGACGCCAGACCTGGACGTGTATTTGCCTGGCACATCTTACACCAAGAGGAACCCTGGAACTCCAGAGTGCCGAGTCTGCATGGTCAG GTGGGAAGACGGCCCGGCCCGGCTGCGAGACCTGAAACGTAGACAGGCGACCGTGACCGACAGCGCCCCCCTCGTGTTTGCGACGGTGGACCACGGCCAGGTGCATCTGTATGCGTTTGACGTGATGGAGGCGCCTCGTTTCTTTCCGGCGCCCTGA